The genomic segment TGGGTCCCAGTTAACGGTGGCCATTTTTTTATACACCAGGCCCTTTTCATAAAGGCGGGTAAAAAACCACTGCTCCCAGCGGTAGTAATCGCTCTGGCAGGTGGCCAGTTCGCGGCTCCAGTCAAAGCCAAAGCCGAGTTGCTTAAGCTGGCCTTTCATATACTCGACGTTGGAGTAGGTCCACTTGGCTGGAGCTGTGCTGTTCTTGATTGCGGCGTTTTCCGCCGGCAGGCCGAAGGCATCCCAACCCATGGGGTGCAATACGTTTTTACCCTGCATACGCTGAAAGCGGGCGATAACATCAGAGATGGTGTAGTTACGCACATGTCCCATGTGCAGCTTGCCGCTGGGGTAGGGGAACATGGCCAGGCAGTAAAACTTCTCCCGGCTGGTGTCTTCGGTCACGGCGAAACTCTGGTTTTCTTCCCAGTACTGTTGGGCCTGGGTTTCCACCTCGGCGGGGTGATATTGCTCTTGCATTGTGGGCTGAGATTCCCTGCGGTTGTTGGATGAAAATAAAGATGCGGCATTATAGGGGGTAGCCCGCGCCAGACCAAGGGGCGCAAGCCGCACAATTGCCGAAATAATGCGCAAAAGGAGTTGATTTGGTCGGGGGTTTCCCCTAAAATCGCGGCCCCTGTAAACGGCGCAAGTCCTCGAAACCCACGGCAAGGCTGTGTTACTTCGTGCCGTCCAAGACTATTTGGAGCAAATATGTACGCAATTTTTGAAAGCGGTGGCAAGCAACATCGTGTAGTGGAAGGTGAAACCCTGAAGCTCGAAAAAATCGAAGTGGCCACCGGCGAGAAAATCGAATTCGATAAAGTGTACCTGGTAGCCAACGGCGACGACGTTAAAATCGGTGCGCCAGTAGTAGACGGTGCTAAAGTGACTGCCGAGGTGGTAAACCACGGTCGCGCGGATAAGGTGAAAATCATCAAGTTCCGTCGTCGTAAGCACTCTATGAAGCGTCAGGGCCACCGTCAGTGGTACACTGAAGTTAAAATCACCGGTATCAAAGGTTAAGCAGGAGTTTACTCATGGCTCACAAAAAAGCAGGCGGTAGTACACGTAACGGCCGCGATTCGGAAAGTAAACGCCTTGGTGTTAAGCGCTTTGGCGGTGAAGCTGTTTCAGCTGGCTCTATCATTGTTCGTCAGCGTGGCACCAAGTTCCACGCCGGTGTAAACGTAGGTATTGGTAAAGACCACACCTTGTTTGCCAAGGCAGACGGCACTGTAAAATTTGAAACCAAAGGCGAGCACAGCCGTCGTTTCGTATCGATCGAAACCGCGTAACTCCCGAAGGTTTGGCTGCCAGGCAGCCACTCGGCCCAGGCCGAATGCAAAAGAGCCCCGTCGATCAGCGATGGGGCTTTTTTTGTTGTTACACTTACATTTTTTCTTTATCGGGGTCAGACCGTGAAATTTGTTGATGAGGCACCAATATTTGTAGAAGCCGGCCGCGGCGGTAATGGCTGCCTGAGTTTTCGGCGGGAGAAATTTATTGCCAAAGGTGGCCCCGATGGCGGCGACGGCGGCGATGGCGGCAGTGTGTTTCTGCGTGCCGACGAAAACCTCAACACCCTGGTGGACTATCGCTACACCCGCCGCTTTCGCGCCGAGAGTGGTGAGTCTGGCCGGGGTAAAGACTGTCGCGGTAAAAGCGGCGAAGACTTAACCCTGCCCGTGCCTGTAGGCACCACGGTAATCGATGTCGATACCGGAGAAACACTGGGCGATATGACCGAGGCGGGGCAAATATTAAAAGTCGCTCAGGGTGGCTTCCACGGCCTGGGCAATACCCGTTTTAAATCCAGTACCAATCGCGCCCCGCGCCAGACCACTCCCGGGAGTGAAGGTGAAGTGCGGCAGATTAAGTTGGAAATGAAAGTGCTGGCGGATGTGGGGCTGCTGGGCCTGCCGAACGCCGGTAAAAGTACGTTTATCCGCTCGGTGAGCTCGGCCAAGCCAAAGGTGGCCGATTACCCCTTTACCACTCTGGTGCCTAACCTGGGGGTGGTAAAAGTGCAGGATCACCGCAGCTTCGTGGTGGCGGATATTCCCGGTGTGATTGAGGGTGCGGCCGAAGGTGCCGGCCTTGGGATTCGCTTTTTGAAACATTTGACTCGCTGCCGGGTGTTATTGCATGTGGTAGATGTCGCACCGCCAGATGGCAGTAACCCGGCAGATAATGTTCGTACCATTGCCCGCGAGCTTGAAACTTTTAGCCCGCATTTGGCCCAGCGCGAGCGCTGGTTGGTGCTGAATAAAGTGGATTTGCTGCCCCTTGAGGAGCGCGAGCAGATCTGTCAGAAAATTGTTGATGAACTGGGCTGGCAGGGCCCGGCTTACCATATTGCCGCTGCCAGTGGCCTGGGTACGGATACATTGGCCTCGGCACTGATGAGTCATCTGGAAGCGCTGTGGCAAACCGAGCGTGAAGACGATGACGCGCGTCAGGCGGAATACGATTTCCAGGATGCTATGCAGGCCGAAGTGCGCGAGCGCATTGAAACCTTGCGCGAGCAGCACCGCGCTGCGCGCAAAGCGCAAAAGCAGCAGGATGACGATGAAGACGACGATGACGTGGAAATTATCTACGCGCCC from the Gilvimarinus sp. DA14 genome contains:
- the rplU gene encoding 50S ribosomal protein L21; amino-acid sequence: MYAIFESGGKQHRVVEGETLKLEKIEVATGEKIEFDKVYLVANGDDVKIGAPVVDGAKVTAEVVNHGRADKVKIIKFRRRKHSMKRQGHRQWYTEVKITGIKG
- the rpmA gene encoding 50S ribosomal protein L27 gives rise to the protein MAHKKAGGSTRNGRDSESKRLGVKRFGGEAVSAGSIIVRQRGTKFHAGVNVGIGKDHTLFAKADGTVKFETKGEHSRRFVSIETA
- the cgtA gene encoding Obg family GTPase CgtA; translation: MKFVDEAPIFVEAGRGGNGCLSFRREKFIAKGGPDGGDGGDGGSVFLRADENLNTLVDYRYTRRFRAESGESGRGKDCRGKSGEDLTLPVPVGTTVIDVDTGETLGDMTEAGQILKVAQGGFHGLGNTRFKSSTNRAPRQTTPGSEGEVRQIKLEMKVLADVGLLGLPNAGKSTFIRSVSSAKPKVADYPFTTLVPNLGVVKVQDHRSFVVADIPGVIEGAAEGAGLGIRFLKHLTRCRVLLHVVDVAPPDGSNPADNVRTIARELETFSPHLAQRERWLVLNKVDLLPLEEREQICQKIVDELGWQGPAYHIAAASGLGTDTLASALMSHLEALWQTEREDDDARQAEYDFQDAMQAEVRERIETLREQHRAARKAQKQQDDDEDDDDVEIIYAP